A segment of the Synechococcus sp. MEDNS5 genome:
CCTGACCAGGCTGAGATCTCACTCATGGTGAAGGTATGCACGATGTGGCGGCCTTCGGGAGCCAGAGAAGGATCCAACAAACTTGGAATCGAAACGAAAATCACTCCCTGTTCAGACTCGAGCTCATTCCAGTTTTCAAGAAGAAGATGATGGCAGTGCAACCCTTCAGGAATGACATCGGCCCTAACGCCAAGGTGTAACGACAAAAATGAACTAGAGGGTTGATAACGACGGCGCCAGGTTGCTTCGGCGGCAGGCGTATGTCCTGCATCCACGAGCGTTGCAACAGGTGACCCATCGCCTGCAAAGGTGTCCCAGCGGGTCGCATTGCTAACCACGCGACGGGCAAAAAGCTCCTGTCCATCGGCGAGGCGAACGCCCACAGCTTGACCACCTTCAATGATGACTTCGGTGACTCGGGACCGGTAGCGAATCTCGCCGCCGTGGCTCTTGAGTCCAGCAACAAGCTTCTCAGCGATCGTGCCGACGCCCCCCTTCGGATAGTTGATTCCGCCGGCATGACGGTCTGAAAACACCATGCCTGCATTGATCATCGGCGTGCGATCGGCTGGCATGACAGACCAGCAGAAGCACTCCATGTCAATCAAACGCAGAAGCTCCTCATCCCGGATGTGCTCACGTGCCACGTCTCCGACGTTGAAAGGAAGCCAGCGAGCGAGACCGAGACAGGCCAGAGGAGCACGGAAAAACACTTTGGCCAGATAAGCCGGATCCTCGAGGGACAGCAGGGGCATCGCATCAAGGCAACGAAACACCTGCCAACAAGTGTCGTAAAACGCGCGAATGCCTTTGGCCTCGTGAGGGAACCGTGCAGCCATGCGATCCATGAATCCGCTGTAGTCCCGATCCACTTGCATCGAGAGACCGTCCGGCAAGTGGTACTCAAGCTGCACGGGGTCTGGCACTGTGTCGCAGCTCTGACCCACATCAGCCAAGGCCCGGGTCAGAAGATTCGTATGGCCGTGCTCTCCGAAGCCGAAAATCATCGAAGCCCCCACATCAAAGGTGTAACCGTCCCTTCGGAAGCTCCCGCCCGACCCGCCAGGAATCAGATAGCGCTCGAGCACCAGCGTCTTTGCGCCCTTGACGGCCAGCTGTGACGCTGTGACCAGGCCTCCGATCCCAGAACCGATCACGATCACATCCCAATGCGGCTTGGTGCTCACGGCCACGTGCACGATTCGCGTCAGCATCCAAACCTAGGAGGCGTTGCCCGATGTGAAGGGCGATGTGGCAGTCAGAATCACCTCGGTGCGCACAGGCCGGGCCAGCAGGTCTCTGCAGCGTTCCTGAATCCGGTCGCGGATCAGATCGATGGCGGCACCATCCATTGGCTGATTGGGGTTCAGGTACACCACGACAAAGGCCGTGCGGCCCACCTCATACACCGTGACATCGAGCAACCAGCACGACAGTCCCGCGAGTAAATCTTCCAAAGCCAATCGTGTGCTGCGAATCAGATCGGATTGGGCGGAAACCCCGGCAGCCTGACCCAGTGCGGTGAGGAAGCCCTCAAGCGGCTCTCGCAGCACAACGACACTCACCAGCAACACGAGCAGTGAGTCCATGATTGGAATAAGCACGGCCAGCATCGTGCCCTTGAGCAGGGGTGTGCCCAACAGGGCTAATCCCGTTAAGCCACTGATCAACCCATCAACGCGTGCGGCTTTGGCCTCAGTGAGAAGGATTTGGGAATGGCGGCCGGTGATGACCCAGTCGTGTTGGTGACGCCAGGCCAGGCCCCAACAGATCACCACCATCGCCAAGGAGTAAAACGCCACAGGACCGAGACGGACCGGCGTCACAGCTCTGCCATTGGCGTATTCCACCACCGTGCTGAGTGCCGAAATGGCCGCAAACGACAACACTCCGATCAGGACCAACGAACGAAAGAGCACATACAACGCTTCCTGACCGTCGTACCCGTAGGGATAGGCCCTGTCTGGCGGACGCACCACATTGCGACTGATCCGTGCAGCCACCAGTCCTGATCCCACCATCACGGCTGAGTACAGACCATCAAGCAGCAAGGCATAGGACCCGGAAATCACGTGAACACCGATCCCGGCAATGGCCATCACGGCACTCGCCATCACGCCGATTTTCAAGGAGCGACGTTCAATCAGTCGGTCTTCAGGCCGGACAGGCGACATCCCTGATAGCGCGTTCCTCTTTTG
Coding sequences within it:
- the crtH gene encoding carotenoid isomerase, with product MLTRIVHVAVSTKPHWDVIVIGSGIGGLVTASQLAVKGAKTLVLERYLIPGGSGGSFRRDGYTFDVGASMIFGFGEHGHTNLLTRALADVGQSCDTVPDPVQLEYHLPDGLSMQVDRDYSGFMDRMAARFPHEAKGIRAFYDTCWQVFRCLDAMPLLSLEDPAYLAKVFFRAPLACLGLARWLPFNVGDVAREHIRDEELLRLIDMECFCWSVMPADRTPMINAGMVFSDRHAGGINYPKGGVGTIAEKLVAGLKSHGGEIRYRSRVTEVIIEGGQAVGVRLADGQELFARRVVSNATRWDTFAGDGSPVATLVDAGHTPAAEATWRRRYQPSSSFLSLHLGVRADVIPEGLHCHHLLLENWNELESEQGVIFVSIPSLLDPSLAPEGRHIVHTFTMSEISAWSGLSPTQYKAKKEADAARLIERLEALLPGLSAAVELREVGTPRTHRRFLGRMGGSYGPIPSVRLPGLLPMPFNRTGLKGLYCVGDSCFPGQGLNAVAFSGYACSHRIGADLGLNAWALPA
- a CDS encoding cation transporter encodes the protein MSPVRPEDRLIERRSLKIGVMASAVMAIAGIGVHVISGSYALLLDGLYSAVMVGSGLVAARISRNVVRPPDRAYPYGYDGQEALYVLFRSLVLIGVLSFAAISALSTVVEYANGRAVTPVRLGPVAFYSLAMVVICWGLAWRHQHDWVITGRHSQILLTEAKAARVDGLISGLTGLALLGTPLLKGTMLAVLIPIMDSLLVLLVSVVVLREPLEGFLTALGQAAGVSAQSDLIRSTRLALEDLLAGLSCWLLDVTVYEVGRTAFVVVYLNPNQPMDGAAIDLIRDRIQERCRDLLARPVRTEVILTATSPFTSGNAS